In the Engystomops pustulosus chromosome 2, aEngPut4.maternal, whole genome shotgun sequence genome, one interval contains:
- the ANGPTL5 gene encoding angiopoietin-related protein 5, with the protein MMHLYAAILIFCHIVFHRGECTLTSDYSMPSAKGNVGSASVNVMEESLKNVTSSIKRKSKATSVTGSQDKCLQTCKEISLIVREQKFIMCKNLQNSLISYARSTKKMLKNMMEDHQKSLEFLSTQVSELTNKVLLLNAEVLKKQTDPFLHRPFQTHGYDCTDIKDNFGSNSKAPSGIYIIQPEGTHFPFEAFCDMDYRGGGWTVLQKRIDGTIDFQRTWLDYMDGFGELSGEFWLGLRKTFCVLNQKNTSFMLNIALEAEDGSFAYATYDNFWIEDEKTAFIMHVGRYFGTAGDAIRGNRKEDNQNAMPFSTYDMDNDNCYPSCSFNDTKVTSCSQHRSRSGWWFNKCGLANLNGVHRVTRGVEISGIQWDTWIENNSSIKIKSASMKIKRTHYPFFK; encoded by the exons GGTAATGTGGGGTCAGCATCAGTAAATGTTATGGAAGAGTCTCTCAAAAATGTCACCTCATCAATAAAGAGGAAAAGCAAAGCTACCAGCGTGACAGGGAGTCAGGACAAATGTCTTCAGACATGCAAAGAAATCTCACTAATAGTACGTGAGCAGAAATTCATCATGTGCA AGAATCTGCAAAACTCTTTGATCTCTTATGCAAGAAGTACTAAGAAGATGTTGAAGAACATGATGGAGGATCACCAAAAATCTCTAGAATTCCTTTCAACTCAG GTGAGTGAACTAACCAATAAGGTTCTTCTATTGAATGCAGAAGTATTGAAAAAACAGACAGATCCTTTTCTTCATAGACCCTTTCAGACACATG GATATGATTGCACTGATATTAAGGACAATTTTGGATCAAATTCAAAAGCTCCAAGTGGAATATACATTATCCAGCCAGAAGGAACTCACTTCCCATTTGAG GCTTTCTGTGACATGGactatagaggaggaggctggactGTTCTCCAAAAGAGAATTGATGGAACAATTGATTTCCAGAGAACTTGGCTGGACTACATGGATGGATTTGGAGAACTTTCAG GAGAGTTCTGGCTGGGTTTGAGGAAGACCTTCTGCGTTCTCAATCAGAAGAACACCAGCTTTATGCTGAATATAGCCTTGGAGGCAGAggatggctcatttgcatacgcaACTTATGATAACTTTTGGATTGAAGATGAGAAGACAGCCTTTATAATGCATGTCGGACGTTATTTTGGAACTGCCG GAGATGCCATACGAGGAAACCGGAAAGAGGACAACCAGAATGCCATGCCCTTCAGCACATACGATATGGACAATGATAACTGTTACCCTTCCTGTTCCTTCAATGACACTAAAGTGACCAGCTGCAGCCAGCACAGGAGTCGTAGCGGTTGGTGGTTTAATAAGTGTGGCTTAGCCAATCTTAATGGCGTCCACCGAGTCACCAGAGGCGTGGAAATATCGGGCATCCAATGGGACACCTGGATAGAGAACAATTCAAGTATTAAGATCAAATCGGCCTCAATGAAAATTAAGAGAACTCACTACCCGTTTTTTAAATGA